From Lentimicrobiaceae bacterium, one genomic window encodes:
- a CDS encoding glycosyltransferase family 39 protein translates to MKAINLTSTRTLSLIIVVISALAFIPFLGGVNLFDWDEINFAECAREMIVDGNYIDVQIAFRPFWEKPPLFVWMQVVTMKIFGINEFAARLPNAIAGIVTLLTIFFMGKKLHSKAFGLVWSFVYFASVLSHFYFRSGIIDPWFNFFMFVSIYFFFKLQISDTKKKRNLSALLSGVFVGLSILTKGPVGLLIVGAVVFIFLLMQIIKSQKFVIAKDSEAETKPLKLLSLTEWLIFLSSIIIVGSIWFILQIIGGNLQTVIDFIAYQIRLFLTPDAGHGGNFLYHVVVLLIGMFPISIFSLKYLFRVKDKQSVADIFAVLMQILFWFVLILFTIVKTKIVHYSSLCYFPMSFLGAYCLIHIFEGKVKWSRLTNVLLIIIAAVFSLVVAIVPLIEKYKQEIIPYIKDDFAVLNLQAEVNWLRWEWVIALIFFIVVIVAVAMSRKNKYKKAFITLFSASALFIISIIYIFPYRIEKYTQGAVIEFYKSVADEDCYVLTSGFHTYASHFYTKSIPSDYKPALQLLTKKPDKPVYLVLKEPHYNQNKHLVVAMEVHLKKNGWVVLKLAP, encoded by the coding sequence ATGAAGGCAATAAATTTAACATCTACAAGAACATTATCCCTTATCATAGTTGTAATTTCGGCTCTCGCGTTTATTCCATTTTTGGGTGGTGTAAATCTTTTTGATTGGGACGAAATTAATTTTGCTGAGTGTGCTCGCGAAATGATTGTTGACGGCAACTATATAGATGTTCAAATTGCCTTCCGACCGTTTTGGGAAAAACCTCCGCTTTTTGTTTGGATGCAGGTTGTAACTATGAAAATATTCGGTATTAACGAATTTGCGGCTCGTTTGCCAAATGCCATAGCCGGAATAGTTACTTTGCTCACTATATTTTTTATGGGGAAAAAGCTGCATTCAAAAGCTTTCGGACTTGTGTGGTCTTTTGTTTATTTCGCTTCGGTTTTGTCGCATTTCTATTTCCGCTCAGGAATAATAGACCCTTGGTTTAACTTCTTTATGTTCGTTTCGATTTATTTCTTTTTCAAACTGCAAATTAGCGATACCAAAAAGAAAAGAAATCTTTCGGCTTTATTGAGTGGAGTTTTTGTCGGTTTGTCCATTCTTACAAAAGGTCCAGTCGGATTGCTAATTGTAGGAGCAGTTGTATTTATATTTTTACTGATGCAAATTATCAAATCGCAAAAGTTTGTTATAGCAAAAGATTCCGAAGCCGAAACCAAACCTTTAAAACTACTGTCGCTAACCGAATGGCTTATTTTTCTTTCGTCAATAATTATTGTGGGTAGTATTTGGTTTATCTTGCAAATTATAGGTGGTAATCTACAAACAGTAATAGATTTTATTGCTTATCAAATTCGGCTGTTTCTAACTCCTGATGCAGGACATGGCGGCAACTTTCTGTATCACGTTGTTGTTCTGCTGATTGGAATGTTCCCTATATCAATATTTTCGCTCAAATATCTTTTCAGAGTTAAAGACAAACAATCTGTTGCTGATATTTTCGCGGTTTTAATGCAAATTTTGTTTTGGTTCGTTCTTATTTTATTCACAATTGTTAAAACCAAAATAGTGCATTACAGTTCCTTATGTTATTTCCCGATGAGTTTTCTGGGAGCATATTGCTTGATTCATATTTTTGAAGGAAAAGTAAAATGGAGCCGACTTACCAATGTTTTGCTGATTATTATTGCTGCCGTATTTTCGTTGGTAGTTGCCATCGTTCCGCTTATAGAAAAATATAAGCAAGAGATAATACCATACATAAAAGACGATTTTGCTGTGTTAAACCTTCAAGCCGAAGTCAATTGGTTACGTTGGGAGTGGGTGATAGCATTAATCTTTTTTATTGTAGTTATTGTCGCTGTAGCGATGAGCAGAAAGAATAAATACAAAAAAGCGTTTATAACCTTGTTTTCCGCTTCGGCGTTATTTATCATAAGTATAATTTATATTTTTCCTTATAGAATTGAGAAATACACTCAGGGAGCAGTAATAGAGTTTTACAAATCTGTCGCAGATGAGGATTGCTACGTGCTAACTTCCGGATTTCACACTTATGCAAGTCATTTCTATACCAAAAGCATACCTTCCGATTATAAACCTGCACTGCAATTACTGACAAAAAAGCCCGATAAACCCGTATATTTAGTTCTTAAAGAACCCCATTACAATCAGAATAAACACTTAGTTGTGGCTATGGAAGTCCATTTGAAAAAGAATGGCTGGGTAGTGCTTAAGCTGGCACCGTAG
- a CDS encoding outer membrane beta-barrel protein translates to MNRIAITICLLLSLAITTNKAYSQMPSRVNIEGTLIDSSKNSVPFATIMLLSVKDSTLVSFTTSNENGEFKLNNIKNETQILKISHVSYIPHQQNILPTNEKTLILKGIELKPIQTDLLEVVVRAAKAPLFIKGDTVEFDATTFIVPPGSTVEDLLSRLPGVEVDSDGKITTQGQEVKKVYVEGKTFFGNDPKSVTKNLGAESVSRVQIYNERSEQAQLTGIDDGTQEKAMNLELKEAYKTGAFGKLSVAGGTQDRWALRGNYNRFTTKSQLSFIGYGNNINQTGLNWSDYSEFKGNNAFTEYDNGDFGFIASVGDYNFYRISGVSRFDGKGFTNNYGGGTNYNYDNSKTKFNTSYLYNQTDLDYIRNSFRKTILDSLSGFNKYDTLNYNNKVFNHSIGTRFEHDFDSANKIIAKVNVNFSGDNDNNLQNQWFTDLSLEPSNHLQLSSIKDIDKYAITSAAIYNHKFKKLGRSFSLSGGFNTQNSENNTSLKNLNELFNALTPNELIQQYAKTDNSVTEIKSSLLYTEPLSSKFFLEFFSNFSNNITQNNNQVHDVVLDSARIDSLSNLYKQTTLFNRVGSSIRYSYDGLNIAVGFAAERIGMDGLNALDKGFDWSPDKLNKVYYNFAPNVMVNYMMSQNNMFGVNYSKTISPPSYAYLQPVKNTSNPAYQYLGNINLLPSTYHSVDMNLRLFNPSSFSSINMHAGYSLTQNPIYYALNTTFVPGKGVITVAKPTNMDNEHSVYSYIWTSFPIIKTKLTTDFMVGYSYRKQPSEINNVKDWNDANTGRTRLRFNLTPNHNFNFSFTTRFNYSTNNYQVNKTLNNNFYTLRLNADIKWQFINKTYFESSFDYYYYYNSKIQAANPIPLWHASIRRLLGKSNKFEVRLAAFDIFNKSLSIDQIANLNYIEQATTNTLARYFMLSVSYNLKGFDQNYQRRGGGGMRRRH, encoded by the coding sequence ATGAACAGAATTGCTATTACAATTTGTTTGTTGCTGTCGCTAGCAATAACAACAAACAAAGCTTACTCACAAATGCCTTCAAGAGTCAATATTGAAGGAACGCTAATCGACTCGTCGAAAAACTCAGTCCCATTTGCTACAATAATGTTGCTTTCGGTTAAAGACTCAACTTTGGTTAGTTTTACTACAAGCAATGAAAATGGAGAATTTAAACTGAATAATATTAAAAATGAAACGCAAATCTTAAAGATTTCGCATGTTAGCTACATTCCACACCAACAAAACATACTGCCTACAAATGAAAAAACTTTGATTTTAAAAGGCATAGAGCTGAAACCCATTCAAACTGATTTGTTGGAAGTTGTCGTTAGAGCTGCCAAAGCTCCTTTGTTTATCAAAGGCGACACTGTTGAGTTTGACGCAACAACTTTTATTGTACCTCCGGGCTCTACGGTTGAAGACCTGCTTTCGCGACTTCCGGGAGTTGAAGTTGATAGCGACGGTAAAATAACCACTCAGGGACAAGAAGTGAAAAAGGTTTACGTTGAAGGAAAAACGTTTTTTGGCAACGACCCCAAAAGTGTTACAAAAAACTTAGGTGCCGAATCTGTTTCCAGAGTACAAATTTATAACGAAAGATCGGAACAAGCGCAGCTTACAGGCATTGACGACGGCACACAAGAAAAAGCAATGAACCTTGAGCTTAAAGAAGCATACAAGACAGGAGCATTCGGGAAACTGTCGGTTGCCGGCGGAACGCAGGATCGTTGGGCTCTCAGGGGAAACTACAACCGCTTTACAACTAAATCGCAACTTTCGTTTATTGGATACGGAAACAATATCAACCAAACAGGTTTGAACTGGAGCGACTACTCTGAATTTAAGGGGAATAATGCCTTTACCGAGTACGACAACGGCGACTTTGGGTTTATTGCAAGTGTGGGAGATTATAACTTCTACCGAATTTCGGGTGTTTCCAGATTCGATGGCAAAGGCTTTACCAATAACTACGGCGGCGGAACAAACTATAATTACGATAACTCAAAAACCAAGTTTAATACGAGCTACCTGTACAACCAAACCGATTTGGATTACATAAGAAATTCGTTTCGCAAAACCATATTGGACAGTTTAAGCGGATTTAATAAATACGACACTTTAAACTACAACAACAAAGTGTTTAATCACAGCATTGGCACTAGATTTGAACACGATTTCGACTCGGCTAATAAAATTATTGCAAAAGTCAATGTTAATTTCAGTGGCGACAACGATAATAATTTGCAAAATCAATGGTTTACCGACCTTAGCCTTGAGCCTTCAAACCATTTGCAACTATCTTCAATAAAAGATATTGACAAATATGCGATCACTTCTGCAGCCATATACAATCATAAGTTTAAAAAATTGGGACGCTCGTTTTCGTTAAGTGGCGGATTTAATACTCAAAACTCCGAAAATAACACTAGTTTGAAAAACCTTAACGAACTGTTTAATGCGCTAACCCCTAATGAATTAATACAACAGTATGCCAAGACCGACAATTCGGTAACAGAAATAAAATCGAGTTTATTGTACACCGAACCCTTGTCTTCTAAGTTCTTTCTCGAATTTTTTAGCAACTTTAGTAATAACATAACTCAGAACAACAATCAGGTTCATGATGTTGTTTTAGATTCTGCCAGAATTGACAGTTTGAGCAATCTTTATAAACAAACCACCTTATTCAACCGTGTTGGAAGTTCGATAAGATACTCATACGACGGCTTGAATATTGCCGTAGGTTTTGCAGCCGAACGCATAGGAATGGACGGTCTAAACGCACTTGACAAAGGTTTCGATTGGAGCCCCGACAAGCTAAACAAGGTATATTATAACTTTGCTCCAAATGTTATGGTTAATTACATGATGAGCCAAAACAATATGTTTGGGGTAAACTACAGTAAAACCATATCACCTCCAAGTTATGCGTATTTGCAACCTGTGAAAAATACGAGCAATCCGGCATATCAATATTTAGGTAATATTAATCTGCTGCCTTCAACATATCACAGCGTTGACATGAATTTGCGATTATTTAATCCTTCATCGTTTAGCAGTATTAATATGCACGCAGGATATAGTCTCACGCAAAATCCTATATACTACGCTCTAAACACAACATTTGTCCCGGGAAAAGGTGTTATTACCGTAGCCAAACCTACAAACATGGACAACGAACATAGCGTATATTCATACATTTGGACGAGCTTTCCGATAATTAAAACAAAACTTACAACCGACTTTATGGTTGGCTATTCATATCGGAAACAACCCTCGGAAATTAATAATGTCAAAGATTGGAATGATGCAAATACGGGAAGAACCAGATTAAGATTTAATCTTACCCCTAACCATAATTTTAATTTCTCATTTACTACTCGTTTCAATTACTCGACTAATAACTATCAAGTAAACAAAACGCTTAATAATAACTTTTATACCTTACGCTTAAATGCCGATATTAAGTGGCAGTTTATAAATAAAACATACTTCGAAAGTAGTTTCGACTATTACTACTATTACAACTCGAAAATACAAGCTGCAAATCCTATACCTTTGTGGCATGCTTCAATCAGAAGGTTGTTGGGTAAAAGTAATAAGTTTGAAGTCAGACTTGCCGCCTTTGATATATTTAACAAGAGCTTAAGTATAGACCAAATTGCCAATCTCAACTATATTGAACAAGCAACTACCAACACTTTGGCAAGATACTTTATGCTAAGTGTTTCGTACAATCTAAAAGGCTTCGACCAAAACTACCAACGTAGAGGCGGTGGAGGTATGAGGAGAAGGCATTAA
- a CDS encoding LptF/LptG family permease: MKKIYSLVIKSYVGPLFSTFFVVIFVLLMQFVWTYVDVMVGKGLSWQVIAKLLFYASFTFLPTALPISILLSSIMSFGNLGENNELVAIKSAGISMRKIFIPISVIVLFVSVATYFY, encoded by the coding sequence GTGAAGAAGATATATAGTTTGGTTATTAAGTCGTATGTAGGACCATTATTTTCAACATTTTTTGTTGTAATATTTGTCTTGCTCATGCAATTTGTATGGACTTACGTAGATGTAATGGTGGGCAAGGGCTTAAGTTGGCAGGTAATAGCAAAACTGTTGTTTTACGCATCGTTTACCTTTTTGCCTACGGCTTTGCCTATTTCCATACTGCTTTCGTCAATAATGTCTTTCGGAAATTTGGGTGAAAACAACGAGTTGGTGGCAATTAAGTCGGCGGGCATTAGCATGAGAAAGATTTTTATACCAATAAGTGTTATCGTTCTTTTTGTCAGCGTTGCGACTTATTTTTAT
- a CDS encoding LptF/LptG family permease encodes FPYANMKFRSTLYDVRQKKLALNIPENVFYSGLDGYVIKIGEKGSDGSIIKKVMIYDHTDQRGNNKLIVADSGIMQKTSDDNFLLLTLYDGVNYEEPIEANLVKDKTYRKIYFKQEKIKFDLSQFQLATTDGNLFKDSYHMLNSKQLRQASDSLAVEIKALHKETHRTISSYLPYYSYCDFGNKDIVGKTDKEFDSNFLQTAKNNIYIVKDAVNNVRNTKTSFQYTQQFAETQSVLKARHDNEFNRKFAVSFGCFVLFLIGAPLGIIIRRGGFGLPIVVSVVLYVIYHVISFTGEKVVRSLVIDSWLGMWMANIVLLPVGLLLMYYAVNDSIFLSSETYKHLYQRLKIKIKSRSKTKK; translated from the coding sequence CGTTTCCGTACGCTAATATGAAGTTTCGTTCAACCTTGTACGATGTCAGACAGAAAAAACTTGCGCTGAATATTCCCGAAAACGTTTTTTATTCGGGCTTAGACGGTTACGTTATTAAAATTGGAGAAAAAGGTAGTGACGGCTCTATCATCAAAAAAGTAATGATATACGACCATACCGACCAAAGGGGCAATAACAAACTTATTGTCGCCGATTCGGGAATTATGCAAAAAACCTCCGACGACAACTTTTTGCTGTTAACTTTGTACGATGGCGTCAACTACGAAGAACCTATTGAAGCTAACTTGGTTAAGGATAAAACCTATAGGAAAATATATTTTAAGCAAGAGAAAATAAAATTCGATTTGTCGCAATTTCAATTAGCAACCACCGATGGGAATTTGTTCAAAGATTCATATCATATGCTAAATAGCAAGCAGTTGCGGCAAGCAAGCGATTCGTTGGCTGTAGAAATAAAAGCACTTCACAAAGAAACTCACCGAACCATATCGAGTTACTTACCTTATTACAGTTATTGCGATTTCGGGAATAAGGATATTGTAGGCAAGACAGACAAGGAGTTTGACAGTAATTTTTTGCAGACTGCTAAAAATAATATTTATATCGTAAAAGATGCAGTAAATAATGTGCGAAATACCAAAACTTCATTTCAATACACGCAACAATTTGCCGAAACGCAATCCGTTTTGAAAGCGCGACACGACAACGAATTTAACAGAAAGTTTGCGGTCTCGTTCGGATGTTTTGTGCTGTTTTTGATAGGTGCACCGCTTGGAATTATCATCAGACGCGGAGGTTTCGGCTTGCCTATAGTGGTTTCGGTAGTTCTGTATGTAATTTATCACGTAATTTCATTTACAGGTGAAAAGGTCGTACGTTCTTTAGTCATCGATTCGTGGTTAGGCATGTGGATGGCTAATATTGTGCTTTTACCCGTAGGATTACTGCTGATGTACTATGCTGTTAACGATAGCATATTTTTAAGTTCCGAAACTTACAAACATCTGTATCAGAGATTGAAAATTAAAATCAAATCCCGTAGCAAAACTAAAAAATGA
- a CDS encoding glycosyltransferase yields the protein MMKILMICNKSPYPKTDGGAIGLYNNITALSKAGYKIKVIAANTNKNWVKAEDVPDDFMAITNLELIPVNLSLNVFSALYNLLSGQSYHISRFYTKQFENRIIEVLKSEEFDIIQLEYLPMALYIDVIRKHTKAPIVLRNHNVEYKIWEKITKNTKNLFKKWYLKQLVKTLKHFEISALRKADGIISTTTIDADEFLKLAPGKKVIAIPTSFNIEQLPKDYSLCGNPNIFHLGAMNWYPNEEGVKWFVQDVFHLIKNRIPEINLHLAGRNMPEWLTNLNVDGIIVDGEVDDAFDYMKKFDIMVVPLLSGSGIRVKIIEGMALGRAIVTTTIGAEGINVENNKNIIIADSPSDFADAVVYLYNDAEKRQQLSVNARSFVEEEHTSEKLMIKLTDFYNRLKK from the coding sequence ATGATGAAGATATTAATGATATGCAATAAGTCGCCGTATCCCAAAACCGACGGAGGTGCAATTGGCTTATACAACAATATAACGGCATTATCAAAAGCAGGTTACAAAATTAAAGTAATTGCAGCCAACACCAATAAAAATTGGGTTAAAGCCGAAGATGTTCCCGACGATTTTATGGCAATAACAAATCTTGAACTTATTCCTGTCAATTTATCATTAAATGTGTTTTCGGCGTTGTATAACCTGTTATCGGGTCAGTCGTACCATATAAGCCGATTTTATACAAAACAGTTTGAAAACCGAATAATCGAAGTGTTAAAGTCTGAGGAATTTGATATTATTCAGTTAGAGTACCTTCCAATGGCTTTGTACATCGATGTTATCAGAAAACACACCAAAGCACCTATTGTTCTTCGCAACCACAATGTTGAATATAAAATTTGGGAAAAGATTACCAAAAACACAAAAAATCTGTTCAAAAAGTGGTATTTAAAGCAGTTGGTAAAGACTTTAAAACATTTTGAAATCTCGGCTTTAAGAAAAGCCGACGGCATTATTTCAACAACTACAATCGACGCCGACGAGTTTTTGAAACTTGCTCCCGGCAAAAAAGTAATTGCAATACCTACAAGTTTTAACATTGAGCAATTACCGAAAGACTATTCGCTTTGCGGCAATCCTAACATTTTCCATCTCGGAGCTATGAACTGGTATCCCAACGAAGAAGGCGTAAAATGGTTTGTTCAAGATGTGTTTCATTTAATTAAAAATCGAATTCCTGAAATAAATTTGCATTTGGCAGGTCGTAATATGCCCGAATGGCTTACCAATCTTAATGTTGATGGAATAATAGTTGATGGCGAAGTTGACGATGCTTTCGACTATATGAAAAAGTTCGACATAATGGTTGTTCCGCTACTTTCGGGAAGTGGAATTAGAGTAAAGATAATAGAAGGAATGGCTTTGGGTAGAGCTATCGTTACAACAACAATAGGAGCCGAAGGTATTAACGTTGAAAACAACAAAAATATCATAATAGCTGATTCTCCTTCTGATTTTGCCGATGCTGTAGTTTATTTGTACAACGATGCCGAAAAACGCCAACAACTAAGTGTTAATGCACGGTCGTTTGTAGAGGAGGAGCATACAAGCGAGAAATTAATGATTAAACTTACCGATTTTTACAATCGACTTAAAAAATAA
- a CDS encoding ribonuclease HII, giving the protein MFSNYSGFEYEAGCDEAGRGCLAGPVVAAAVIFRKNYKNNAIIDSKKLSEKKRNGLAEIIKKDALHYAIATVDNNTIDEINILNASILAMHKALDMLPQKPEFIIVDGNKFKPYHDIQHKCIVKGDDLYLSIAAASILAKTYRDKIMCKLHQEFPFYNWDKNKGYPTKFHKMQIHNHGLTKHHRTTFNCL; this is encoded by the coding sequence ATGTTTTCAAATTATTCGGGTTTTGAATACGAAGCAGGTTGCGATGAAGCAGGTAGAGGCTGCCTTGCAGGTCCTGTTGTTGCTGCTGCCGTTATCTTCCGAAAAAATTACAAAAACAACGCTATTATCGACAGCAAAAAACTTTCGGAGAAAAAGCGTAACGGCTTGGCTGAAATCATAAAAAAAGATGCGCTGCATTACGCAATTGCCACAGTCGATAATAACACCATAGATGAAATAAATATACTCAATGCTTCAATTCTTGCTATGCACAAAGCATTGGATATGCTACCGCAGAAACCCGAATTTATTATTGTTGATGGCAATAAGTTTAAGCCATACCACGATATTCAGCACAAGTGCATTGTCAAAGGCGACGATTTGTATCTTTCAATTGCGGCAGCTTCTATTTTGGCAAAAACTTATCGTGATAAAATTATGTGCAAACTTCATCAGGAGTTTCCTTTTTACAATTGGGACAAAAATAAAGGCTATCCTACAAAGTTTCACAAAATGCAAATTCATAACCACGGATTAACAAAACATCATAGGACAACCTTTAATTGCCTGTAA
- a CDS encoding PhoH family protein, giving the protein MSEIIINIEPYNPTDIFGIQNNNINLLRELYPKLKIIARDQHIIVLGQAEETEEFRQLMDNVMNHFDRYGKVDNSDIKKLANGDYADKEDDANSADTNVLVYGRSGNVIRSRTVNQHRMVSAIKENDMLFAIGPAGTGKTYTAVALAVKALKNKEVKRIILTRPAVEAGENLGFLPGDLKEKLDPYLRPLYDALQDMLPPNKLMSYIDEGVIEIAPLAFMRGRTLEKAFVILDEAQNCTLSQLKLFLTRMGRMSKFIITGDITQIDLPKKSQSGLLYAQKTLGHIKGISFVWLDSRDVIRHALVTEIIDAFDKYETQQEQVSDKKVENKNNEPK; this is encoded by the coding sequence ATGAGCGAAATAATTATCAACATAGAACCGTACAATCCAACCGACATTTTTGGAATCCAAAACAATAACATTAACCTTCTCAGAGAATTATATCCTAAATTAAAAATCATTGCTCGCGACCAGCATATCATCGTGCTTGGTCAGGCAGAAGAAACCGAAGAGTTCAGACAGCTGATGGATAATGTTATGAATCATTTCGATAGGTACGGCAAAGTTGATAACAGTGATATTAAAAAACTTGCAAATGGGGATTACGCAGACAAAGAAGACGATGCCAACAGTGCCGATACCAACGTTTTGGTTTACGGACGTTCGGGAAATGTAATTCGCTCAAGGACTGTGAATCAGCACAGAATGGTTTCGGCAATTAAAGAAAACGACATGCTTTTTGCCATTGGTCCTGCCGGTACCGGAAAAACCTATACGGCTGTGGCATTGGCAGTCAAGGCATTGAAAAATAAGGAAGTCAAGCGTATTATTCTGACAAGACCTGCCGTTGAAGCAGGAGAAAATTTAGGTTTTTTGCCGGGCGATTTAAAAGAAAAACTTGACCCCTATCTACGTCCGTTGTACGATGCGCTGCAAGATATGTTGCCGCCCAACAAACTCATGTCGTACATCGACGAAGGAGTCATTGAAATTGCACCGCTCGCTTTTATGCGTGGAAGAACCTTAGAAAAAGCTTTTGTTATTCTTGACGAAGCTCAAAACTGCACGCTTTCGCAACTTAAACTTTTCCTAACTCGTATGGGTAGGATGTCGAAGTTTATTATAACCGGCGATATTACTCAAATTGACTTACCCAAAAAAAGTCAATCCGGCTTGCTTTATGCACAAAAAACTCTTGGACATATTAAAGGAATTTCTTTTGTGTGGCTTGACAGCAGAGATGTTATCCGACATGCCTTGGTTACCGAAATTATTGATGCATTCGATAAGTACGAAACGCAGCAAGAACAAGTAAGCGACAAAAAAGTTGAAAATAAAAATAACGAACCTAAATAA
- a CDS encoding phosphoribosylaminoimidazolesuccinocarboxamide synthase produces MQNIITKTDLNIPNCTSKYIGKVRDVYNINNDLLVMVTTDRISAFDVVLPRAIPYKGQVLNQIAATFLDNTSDIVPNWKIATPDPMVTVGRFCEPFKVEMVVRAYLTGHAWREYKAGKRTLCGVQLPEGMKEHDKFDKPIITPTTKEVDGHDQDISAEEIVSNGLVSKSDYKMLEEYTYKLFERGTQMADQRGLILVDTKYEFGKRDGQIFLIDEIHTPDSSRYFYKEGYQQRQDRGEQQKQLSKEFVREWLIENGFQGLEGQVVPSMSDDFVNQVSERYIELYEKITGNKFVKTDTDNVAQRVQNNVSNFISSYYR; encoded by the coding sequence ATGCAAAATATTATAACTAAAACCGATTTAAACATACCCAATTGTACAAGCAAATACATAGGCAAAGTCCGCGATGTTTACAACATAAACAACGATTTGCTTGTTATGGTTACAACCGATAGAATTTCAGCTTTTGACGTTGTATTACCGAGAGCCATTCCTTACAAAGGTCAGGTTTTGAACCAAATAGCAGCCACGTTTTTAGACAATACTTCCGATATAGTTCCTAATTGGAAAATTGCAACACCCGACCCAATGGTTACAGTTGGAAGATTTTGCGAACCGTTTAAGGTAGAAATGGTTGTCAGAGCTTACCTTACGGGTCATGCTTGGCGCGAGTACAAAGCGGGAAAACGCACTTTGTGCGGTGTTCAGCTTCCCGAAGGAATGAAAGAACACGACAAATTCGACAAACCTATTATAACACCTACCACTAAAGAAGTTGACGGACACGATCAGGATATTTCTGCCGAAGAAATTGTTAGTAATGGTTTGGTATCAAAAAGCGATTATAAGATGTTGGAAGAATACACTTATAAATTATTTGAAAGAGGAACTCAAATGGCTGACCAAAGAGGACTTATCTTGGTTGATACCAAATATGAATTTGGAAAAAGAGACGGACAGATTTTTTTGATAGATGAAATTCATACTCCCGATTCGTCGCGTTATTTTTACAAAGAAGGTTATCAGCAACGTCAGGATAGAGGCGAACAACAAAAGCAACTTTCAAAAGAATTTGTTAGAGAATGGCTGATAGAAAACGGCTTTCAAGGATTGGAAGGTCAAGTTGTACCCAGCATGAGCGACGACTTTGTAAATCAAGTATCTGAAAGATACATTGAACTGTACGAAAAAATTACCGGAAACAAATTTGTAAAAACCGACACCGACAACGTGGCTCAAAGAGTACAAAACAACGTTAGCAATTTTATTTCGTCGTATTATCGTTAA